In Streptomyces erythrochromogenes, the DNA window CCAGGGCGCGCTGGGCGGCCGTGGTGTCGGTGGAGAAGTAGGGCATGCCCATGCCGGCGCCGAAGATGACGACGCGGCCCTTCTCCAGGTGGCGCACGGCGCGCAGCGGGATGTACGGCTCCGCGACCTGGCCCATGGTGATGGCGGTCTGCACGCGGGAGTCGATGCCCTCCTTCTCCAGGAAGTCCTGGAGCGCGAGGCAGTTCATGACCGTTCCGAGCATGCCCATGTAGTCGGACCGAGCCCGGTCCATGCCGCGCTGCTGGAGCTCGGCGCCTCGGAAGAAGTTGCCGCCGCCGATCACGACGGCGATCTCCGCGCCGTCGCGGACCACCGCGGCGATCTCACGGGCGATGGCGTGGACGACGTCGGGATCGACACCCAGTCCTCCGCCACCGGAGAAGGCCTCGCCCGACAGCTTCAGCATGAAGCGGCGGCCCTTCTTGAACTGGTCGCTCTTGTTGTCGGAAGCGGTGTGGGGGTCCACGCCCTGATTCATGGAGATCTCCTCGTGCACATACGAAGAAGGCCATTGCCGGTGGGTCCTTGCGGTTCCCTCTACGGCAATGGCCTCCTCGTCAGATCTGCGGTCGCCTCGCGCAAGCGCGGACGACTGCTTCAGACCCTACCGGGGTCCGGTGTCCGTCGCGTACGGACGGACTCAGATGCCGACCTTGATGCGGGTGAAGCGCTTCAGGGTGACACCGGCCTCGTCCAGAACCTTCTGGACGGACTTCTTGTTGTCCAGGGCGTAGGCCTGGCCGAGCAGCGTGGCGTCCTTGAAGA includes these proteins:
- the pyrH gene encoding UMP kinase, coding for MNQGVDPHTASDNKSDQFKKGRRFMLKLSGEAFSGGGGLGVDPDVVHAIAREIAAVVRDGAEIAVVIGGGNFFRGAELQQRGMDRARSDYMGMLGTVMNCLALQDFLEKEGIDSRVQTAITMGQVAEPYIPLRAVRHLEKGRVVIFGAGMGMPYFSTDTTAAQRALEIDAEALLMGKNGVDGVYDSDPKKNPDAVKFDALEYGEVLSRDLKVADATAITLCRDNKLPILVFELLAEGNIARAVKGEKIGTLVSDQETRV